A stretch of the Glycine soja cultivar W05 chromosome 13, ASM419377v2, whole genome shotgun sequence genome encodes the following:
- the LOC114380925 gene encoding ankyrin repeat domain-containing protein 50-like has protein sequence MPPYLPLRWESTGEQWWYASPIDCAAANGHYDLVVELLHLDANLLIKLTSLRRIRRLETVWDDEKHFEDVAKCRSQVARNLMLECEAGRAHNSLIRAGYGGWLLYTAASAGDVDFVKELLGKYPALVFGEGEYGVTDILYAAARSNSCEVFELLLRSALSPPQMEDVYERDMMNRAVHAAARGGNWEMLKRLVRNGSGVLGFRDTQGCTVLHTAAARGQVEVVRNLLASFDVVNLTDDQGNTALHIASYGGHLPVVEILILASPSLALFTNHYGDTFLHMAVAGFRSPGFRRLDKHTELMKRLVSGKIVNLRDIINVKNNDGRTALHVSVIDNIQCEQVELLMSVSSIDLNICDADGMTPLDLLKQRARSASSDILIKQMISSGGVSKCLDVVAGNALCTHQKAHVIGGSPGTSFRIPDAEIFLYTGIENSSDATNYDQASVESYSCSNELNNSDSANSPHNKKSNSVNARRSKFRLHWPRRRETKAAASELEDDDDSHDPFSSSRNLEEFPIPLRQRYSQPCSLPNNKRTQPMRTSLPSPSSNVKFSAGLMQGVIQLKPHSAHSTPSPFQELSVSSLSYIKKQKGVEIMGPSCSNRSIDDGTLLLNYKQCSFNKKLMNGYFSFGAQGLAVEDSNSCAKSNSSYKRLSSIVA, from the exons ATGCCTCCTTATTTGCCTCTTCGGTGGGAGAGTACGGGAGAACAATGGTGGTATGCATCTCCCATTGATTGCGCCGCCGCGAATGGCCACTATGATCTGGTGGTGGAGCTTCTCCATCTGGACGCTAACCTCCTCATCAAGCTCACTTCCCTACGCAGAATCCGCCGCCTGGAAACCGTGTGGGACGACGAGAAACACTTCGAGGACGTCGCGAAATGCCGCTCACAGGTTGCCAGGAATCTGATGCTGGAATGCGAGGCAGGAAGAGCACACAATTCTCTCATTCGCGCCGGCTACGGCGGGTGGCTACTCTACACTGCTGCCTCGGCCGGTGACGTGGATTTCGTTAAGGAGCTGTTGGGGAAGTACCCTGCTCTCGTGTTTGGTGAAGGAGAGTATGGAGTCACTGATATACTGTATGCTGCTGCGAGGAGCAATTCTTGCGAGGTGTTTGAGCTTCTGCTTCGTTCTGCTCTCTCGCCGCCGCAAATGGAGGATGTTTATGAGAGGGACATGATGAATAGAGCGGTTCATGCTGCTGCCAGAGGAGGGAACTGGGAGATGCTGAAACGGCTTGTGAGGAACGGTTCTGGCGTTTTGGGGTTTAGAGATACTCAAGGATGCACTGTTCTTCATACTGCAGCTGCTAGAGGACAGGTTGAG GTGGTGAGAAATCTACTTGCATCATTTGATGTTGTAAACTTAACAGATGATCAAGGGAACACAGCATTACATATAGCTTCTTACGGGGGTCACTTACCAGTGGTTGAGATTCTGATTCTTGCGTCTCCCTCGCTAGCATTGTTTACCAATCACTACGGAGATACTTTTCTTCATATGGCGGTGGCTGGTTTCAGAAGTCCCGGTTTCCGTAGACTGGACAAGCACACTGAGCTCATGAAGCGATTGGTAAGTGGAAAGATTGTGAACTTACGGGACATTATCAATGTTAAGAACAACGATGGAAGAACGGCTCTTCATGTATCCGTGATTGATAATATTCAATGTGAACAAGTGGAATTGTTGATGTCTGTGTCATCAATTGATTTGAACATTTGTGATGCTGATGGGATGACCCCTTTGGATCTTTTAAAGCAAAGGGCGCGATCAGCATCATCTGATATTCTAATCAAGCAAATGATTTCCTCTGGAGGGGTCTCTAAATGTCTGGATGTTGTGGCAGGAAATGCCCTTTGCACTCATCAAAAAGCTCATGTCATTGGAGGCAGTCCTGGAACTTCATTTAGAATACCAGATGCAGAGATATTCTTGTACACTGGCATTGAGAATTCATCAGACGCCACCAATTATGATCAAGCAAGTGTGGAATCATATTCCTGCTCAAACGAACTAAACAATTCTGACTCAGCCAATTCCCCACATAACAAGAAGTCTAATTCTGTCAATGCAAGGCGCTCAAAGTTTCGTCTCCACTGGCCtaggagaagagagacaaaagCAGCTGCCTCAGAAttggaagatgatgatgattctcaTGATCCTTTCAGTTCAAGTAGAAACCTGGAAGAGTTTCCAATCCCGTTGCGGCAAAGATACTCACAACCATGCTCCCTTCCAAACAACAAAAGAACACAACCTATGAGGACTTCTCTTCCTAGCCCATCCTCCAATGTGAAATTCAGTGCAGGCTTAATGCAAGGTGTAATTCAGCTAAAGCCACATTCTGCTCATTCAACTCCTAGTCCTTTCCAGGAATTATCAGTGTCTTCTCTTTCATACATCAAGAAACAAAAGGGTGTTGAAATAATGGGACCCTCTTGCTCTAATCGATCAATAGATGACGGCACACTTCTATTGAACTACAAACAGTGTTCCTTCAATAAGAAATTGATGAATGGGTATTTTTCTTTTGGAGCACAGGGCCTTGCTGTTGAAGATTCCAATAGCTGCGCAAAGTCAAACAGCAGCTACAAACGTTTAAGTTCCATAGTTGCCTAA
- the LOC114380896 gene encoding lysine histidine transporter 2-like translates to MGHSKENSDVAAKQKAIDDWLPVTGSRTAKWWSSAFHNLTAMVGAGVLSLPFAMSNMGWGAGSTVLILSWVITLYTLWQMVEMHEMVPGKRFDRYHELGQHAFGEKLGLWIVVPQQVVVEVGTCIVYMVTGGKSLKKVHDTLCPDCKDIKTSYWIVIFASVNFALAQCPNLNDISAISFAAAVMSLIYSTIAWCASINKGIDANVDYGSRATSTADAVFNFFSALGDVAFAYAGHNVVLEIQATMPSSEDTPSKKPMWRGVILAYIGVAFCYLPVAFIGYYMFGNSVDDNILITLERPAWLIAAANLFVFVHVVGGYQVFAMPVFDMIETCMVTKLNFPPSTALRVTTRTIYVAVTMLIGICVPFFGSLLGFLGGFAFAPTSYFLPCIIWLKLKKPKKFGLSWTINWICIILGVVLMILSPIGALRNIILSAKNYKFFS, encoded by the exons ATGGGGCACTCTAAGGAAAATAGTGATGTTGCTGCCAAGCAGAAGGCAATTGATGATTGGCTTCCAGTCACTGGTTCCCGAACTGCCAAATGGTGGTCTTCAGCTTTCCACAATCTCACAGCAATGGTTGGTGCAGGTGTCCTCAGCCTTCCCTTTGCCATGTCAAATATGGGCTG ggGTGCCGGTTCCACCGTGCTTATCTTGTCATGGGTAATCACCCTCTACACCCTGTGGCAAATGGTTGAGATGCACGAAATGGTGCCCGGAAAAAGATTTGATAGGTACCATGAGTTGGGACAACATGCCTTCGGAGAAAAACTAGGTCTCTGGATTGTGGTTCCCCAACAAGTTGTTGTTGAAGTTGGCACGTGCATTGTCTATATGGTTACTGGGGGCAAGTCATTGAAGAAAGTTCATGATACCCTTTGTCCCGATTGCAAAGATATTAAGACCTCATATTGGATTGTTATCTTCGCTTCTGTGAACTTCGCTCTTGCGCAATGCCCCAACTTAAACGACATCTCTGCTATCTCTTTTGCTGCAGCTGTCATGTCTTTGAT ATACTCAACCATCGCTTGGTGTGCTTCTATAAACAAGGGGATTGACGCAAATGTGGATTATGGCTCCAGAGCCACTAGCACTGCTGATGCTGTATTCAACTTCTTTTCTGCCTTGGGTGATGTAGCATTTGCCTATGCAGGTCATAATGTGGTTTTGGAAATTCAAGCAACCATGCCTTCATCTGAAGATACACCTTCCAAGAAACCCATGTGGAGAGGAGTTATTTTGGCATACATAGGAGTTGCATTCTGCTACTTACCTGTTGCCTTCATTGGATACTATATGTTTGGAAACTCAGTTGATGATAACATCCTCATCACACTAGAACGCCCCGCTTGGCTCATTGCCGCTGCTAACCTTTTTGTCTTTGTCCACGTTGTTGGAGGCTAC CAGGTGTTTGCCATGCCAGTGTTTGATATGATCGAAACCTGCATggttacaaaattaaattttccacCTTCTACTGCACTCCGAGTAACAACTCGCACTATTTATGTTG CGGTGACAATGTTAATTGGCATATGTGTTCCGTTCTTTGGCTCTCTTCTTGGATTTCTTGGAGGCTTTGCGTTTGCCCCGACATCATATTTT TTGCCCTGTATCATATGGCTTAAGCTTAAAAAGCCCAAGAAATTTGGCTTGTCTTGGACAATTAACTGG ATCTGCATTATTCTTGGGGTagtgttgatgatattatctcCAATTGGTGCTCTAAGGAATATCATACTATCGGCCAAGAACTACAAGTTCTTCTCGTAG
- the LOC114381375 gene encoding DNA polymerase alpha subunit B-like isoform X3, translating into MEEEIKSEFKRSGFGLEDEQEILSKCVTFCINYSLTPSDLVSSWEVYYLNRQLNEPVVQNAEIDGFLLHLQNEKKEDVIKEKEEAGLHIYSIGDVEMILNNDDDTKDNTPGTPINHHQDPLSPAPDTPSLMYENVLSSGKPSKSKLVTPFSKRTDKFAVKFSINTVPNVENDENEDDVVRRVPLFERSSLSIHGSGPKPGCRFLYDRTEDRLNAIENRLRKHTRAFVASGLHEEPTDPTTASQRSIFAVGMICCDGEGRLNEKSVMLQSSIEHSGGECVRLDLQRLSHYSIFPGQIVGIGGHNPSGHCFVATKLVDSIPTSVADEDSNPAKKQAVDKENQPTDLLCKQRKLSMIIAAGPFTTTDNLLFEPLIELLKHAKLRPPQLLVLLGPFVDSEHPDIKKGTVDTSFDEIFEEILKKLEEYVDSATRVLLVPSIRDANHDFVFPQPAFDIKSQIVSLSNPGIFEANKVKVGCCTVDILKQISGEEISRTAADGKPIDRLSRLANHILNQQSFYPLYTPAESVPLDFSLAPEALQLSFVPDILILPSDIKYFVKKLIHRCTGA; encoded by the exons ATGGAAGAGGAAATCAAGTCCGAATTCAAAAGAAGCGGTTTCGGCCTCGAAGACGAACAAGAGATTCTAAGCAAAT GTGTCACTTTCTGCATCAACTACAGTCTCACTCCTTCTGATCTCGTTTCAAGCTGGGAAGTTTATTACCTCAATAG ACAGCTGAACGAACCAGTAGTACAAAATGCTGAAATTGATGGCTTTCTGTTGCATCTacaaaatgagaagaaagaggATGTTATAAAGGAGAAGGAGGAAGCTGGCTTGCATATTTACTCTATCGGAGACGTAGAAAT GATCttaaataatgatgatgatacaAAGGACAATACTCCCGGAACTCCAATAAATCATCATCAAGATCCTTTATCTCCTGCACCTGATACACCATCTTTAATGTATGAGAATGTTTTATCTTCTGGAAAACCATCAAAATCAAAACTAGTAACACCCTTTTCAAAAAGAACAGATAAGTTTGCAGTGAAATTTAGCATCAACACTGTCCCTAATGTAGAGAATGATGAAAATGAAGATGATGTTGTTAGAAGAGTTCCACTCTTTGAAAGGAGTTCATTGTCCATTCACGGATCAGGACCCAAACCAGGTTGCAGATTCTTGTATGATAGAACAGAGGATAGG ctTAATGCAATAGAAAACCGACTTAGGAAACATACAAGGGCATTTGTAGCTTCTGGGCTCCATGAAGAACCAACAGACCCTACAACTGCTTCACAG AGAAGCATTTTTGCTGTTGGCATGATTTGTTGTGATGGAGAAGGCCGTTTAAATGAGAAGTCTGTCATGCTGCAGAGCAG TATTGAGCATTCTGGAGGAGAATGTGTTCGCCTAGACTTGCAACGGTTAAgccattattcaatttttccTGGCCAG ATAGTTGGTATTGGAGGGCATAATCCCAGTGGGCATTGCTTCGTTGCAACTAAATTGGTGGATTCTATACCTACCTCCGTTGCTGATGAGGATTCAAATCCTGCAAAGAAGCAAGCTGTTGATAAGGAGAATCAGCCAACTGATCTGCTTTGTAAACAAAGAAAGTTATCAATG ATTATTGCTGCTGGCCCCTTTACTACAACAGACAATTTGTTGTTTGAGCCTCTTATAGAACTGCTGAAACATGCAAAACTAAGACCACCACAGTTGCTTGTATTG CTGGGACCATTTGTTGACTCTGAGCACCCAGACATTAAGAAAGGAACTGTAGACACTAGTTTTGATGAAATATTTGAGGAAATCCTGAAGAAG TTGGAAGAATATGTAGATTCAGCTACACGTGTCCTTCTTGTTCCATCTATACGTGATGCTAACcatgattttgtttttcctcAA CCTGCATTCGACATCAAATCTCAG ATAGTCAGTCTCAGTAATCCCGGAATCTTTGAGGCAAATAAG GTTAAGGTTGGCTGCTGCACCGTGGATATTCTCAAGCAAATCAGTGGGGAGGAGATATCACGAACTGCTGCAGATGGAAAACCCATTGATCGCTTGAGTAGACTTGCAAACCATATTCTTAACCAACAAAG CTTCTATCCACTTTACACACCAGCAGAAAGTGTTCCCTTGGACTTTTCGCTTGCTCCAGAAGCCCTTCAACTCTCGTTTGTTCCAGACATACTTATCCTACCTTCCGACATCAAGTACTTTGTCAAG AAATTAATTCACCGTTGCACAGGTGCTTAG
- the LOC114381375 gene encoding DNA polymerase alpha subunit B-like isoform X1: protein MEEEIKSEFKRSGFGLEDEQEILSKCVTFCINYSLTPSDLVSSWEVYYLNRQLNEPVVQNAEIDGFLLHLQNEKKEDVIKEKEEAGLHIYSIGDVEMILNNDDDTKDNTPGTPINHHQDPLSPAPDTPSLMYENVLSSGKPSKSKLVTPFSKRTDKFAVKFSINTVPNVENDENEDDVVRRVPLFERSSLSIHGSGPKPGCRFLYDRTEDRLNAIENRLRKHTRAFVASGLHEEPTDPTTASQRSIFAVGMICCDGEGRLNEKSVMLQSSIEHSGGECVRLDLQRLSHYSIFPGQIVGIGGHNPSGHCFVATKLVDSIPTSVADEDSNPAKKQAVDKENQPTDLLCKQRKLSMIIAAGPFTTTDNLLFEPLIELLKHAKLRPPQLLVLLGPFVDSEHPDIKKGTVDTSFDEIFEEILKKLEEYVDSATRVLLVPSIRDANHDFVFPQPAFDIKSQIVSLSNPGIFEANKVKVGCCTVDILKQISGEEISRTAADGKPIDRLSRLANHILNQQSFYPLYTPAESVPLDFSLAPEALQLSFVPDILILPSDIKYFVKVLSSENEGINHTKCIAINPGRLAKGEGGGTFVELDYCGASDQINASIVGI from the exons ATGGAAGAGGAAATCAAGTCCGAATTCAAAAGAAGCGGTTTCGGCCTCGAAGACGAACAAGAGATTCTAAGCAAAT GTGTCACTTTCTGCATCAACTACAGTCTCACTCCTTCTGATCTCGTTTCAAGCTGGGAAGTTTATTACCTCAATAG ACAGCTGAACGAACCAGTAGTACAAAATGCTGAAATTGATGGCTTTCTGTTGCATCTacaaaatgagaagaaagaggATGTTATAAAGGAGAAGGAGGAAGCTGGCTTGCATATTTACTCTATCGGAGACGTAGAAAT GATCttaaataatgatgatgatacaAAGGACAATACTCCCGGAACTCCAATAAATCATCATCAAGATCCTTTATCTCCTGCACCTGATACACCATCTTTAATGTATGAGAATGTTTTATCTTCTGGAAAACCATCAAAATCAAAACTAGTAACACCCTTTTCAAAAAGAACAGATAAGTTTGCAGTGAAATTTAGCATCAACACTGTCCCTAATGTAGAGAATGATGAAAATGAAGATGATGTTGTTAGAAGAGTTCCACTCTTTGAAAGGAGTTCATTGTCCATTCACGGATCAGGACCCAAACCAGGTTGCAGATTCTTGTATGATAGAACAGAGGATAGG ctTAATGCAATAGAAAACCGACTTAGGAAACATACAAGGGCATTTGTAGCTTCTGGGCTCCATGAAGAACCAACAGACCCTACAACTGCTTCACAG AGAAGCATTTTTGCTGTTGGCATGATTTGTTGTGATGGAGAAGGCCGTTTAAATGAGAAGTCTGTCATGCTGCAGAGCAG TATTGAGCATTCTGGAGGAGAATGTGTTCGCCTAGACTTGCAACGGTTAAgccattattcaatttttccTGGCCAG ATAGTTGGTATTGGAGGGCATAATCCCAGTGGGCATTGCTTCGTTGCAACTAAATTGGTGGATTCTATACCTACCTCCGTTGCTGATGAGGATTCAAATCCTGCAAAGAAGCAAGCTGTTGATAAGGAGAATCAGCCAACTGATCTGCTTTGTAAACAAAGAAAGTTATCAATG ATTATTGCTGCTGGCCCCTTTACTACAACAGACAATTTGTTGTTTGAGCCTCTTATAGAACTGCTGAAACATGCAAAACTAAGACCACCACAGTTGCTTGTATTG CTGGGACCATTTGTTGACTCTGAGCACCCAGACATTAAGAAAGGAACTGTAGACACTAGTTTTGATGAAATATTTGAGGAAATCCTGAAGAAG TTGGAAGAATATGTAGATTCAGCTACACGTGTCCTTCTTGTTCCATCTATACGTGATGCTAACcatgattttgtttttcctcAA CCTGCATTCGACATCAAATCTCAG ATAGTCAGTCTCAGTAATCCCGGAATCTTTGAGGCAAATAAG GTTAAGGTTGGCTGCTGCACCGTGGATATTCTCAAGCAAATCAGTGGGGAGGAGATATCACGAACTGCTGCAGATGGAAAACCCATTGATCGCTTGAGTAGACTTGCAAACCATATTCTTAACCAACAAAG CTTCTATCCACTTTACACACCAGCAGAAAGTGTTCCCTTGGACTTTTCGCTTGCTCCAGAAGCCCTTCAACTCTCGTTTGTTCCAGACATACTTATCCTACCTTCCGACATCAAGTACTTTGTCAAG GTGCTTAGTAGCGAAAATGAAGGGATAAACCACACGAAATGCATAGCTATCAATCCGGGAAGACTAGCTAAGGGAGAAGGAGGGGGAACTTTTGTTGAGCTTGATTACTGTGGGGCTTCCGACCAAATTAACGCTTCAATTGTTGGCATATGA
- the LOC114381375 gene encoding DNA polymerase alpha subunit B-like isoform X2, giving the protein MEEEIKSEFKRSGFGLEDEQEILSKCVTFCINYSLTPSDLVSSWEVYYLNRQLNEPVVQNAEIDGFLLHLQNEKKEDVIKEKEEAGLHIYSIGDVEMILNNDDDTKDNTPGTPINHHQDPLSPAPDTPSLMYENVLSSGKPSKSKLVTPFSKRTDKFAVKFSINTVPNVENDENEDDVVRRVPLFERSSLSIHGSGPKPGCRFLYDRTEDRLNAIENRLRKHTRAFVASGLHEEPTDPTTASQRSIFAVGMICCDGEGRLNEKSVMLQSSIEHSGGECVRLDLQRLSHYSIFPGQIVGIGGHNPSGHCFVATKLVDSIPTSVADEDSNPAKKQAVDKENQPTDLLCKQRKLSMIIAAGPFTTTDNLLFEPLIELLKHAKLRPPQLLVLLGPFVDSEHPDIKKGTVDTSFDEIFEEILKKPAFDIKSQIVSLSNPGIFEANKVKVGCCTVDILKQISGEEISRTAADGKPIDRLSRLANHILNQQSFYPLYTPAESVPLDFSLAPEALQLSFVPDILILPSDIKYFVKVLSSENEGINHTKCIAINPGRLAKGEGGGTFVELDYCGASDQINASIVGI; this is encoded by the exons ATGGAAGAGGAAATCAAGTCCGAATTCAAAAGAAGCGGTTTCGGCCTCGAAGACGAACAAGAGATTCTAAGCAAAT GTGTCACTTTCTGCATCAACTACAGTCTCACTCCTTCTGATCTCGTTTCAAGCTGGGAAGTTTATTACCTCAATAG ACAGCTGAACGAACCAGTAGTACAAAATGCTGAAATTGATGGCTTTCTGTTGCATCTacaaaatgagaagaaagaggATGTTATAAAGGAGAAGGAGGAAGCTGGCTTGCATATTTACTCTATCGGAGACGTAGAAAT GATCttaaataatgatgatgatacaAAGGACAATACTCCCGGAACTCCAATAAATCATCATCAAGATCCTTTATCTCCTGCACCTGATACACCATCTTTAATGTATGAGAATGTTTTATCTTCTGGAAAACCATCAAAATCAAAACTAGTAACACCCTTTTCAAAAAGAACAGATAAGTTTGCAGTGAAATTTAGCATCAACACTGTCCCTAATGTAGAGAATGATGAAAATGAAGATGATGTTGTTAGAAGAGTTCCACTCTTTGAAAGGAGTTCATTGTCCATTCACGGATCAGGACCCAAACCAGGTTGCAGATTCTTGTATGATAGAACAGAGGATAGG ctTAATGCAATAGAAAACCGACTTAGGAAACATACAAGGGCATTTGTAGCTTCTGGGCTCCATGAAGAACCAACAGACCCTACAACTGCTTCACAG AGAAGCATTTTTGCTGTTGGCATGATTTGTTGTGATGGAGAAGGCCGTTTAAATGAGAAGTCTGTCATGCTGCAGAGCAG TATTGAGCATTCTGGAGGAGAATGTGTTCGCCTAGACTTGCAACGGTTAAgccattattcaatttttccTGGCCAG ATAGTTGGTATTGGAGGGCATAATCCCAGTGGGCATTGCTTCGTTGCAACTAAATTGGTGGATTCTATACCTACCTCCGTTGCTGATGAGGATTCAAATCCTGCAAAGAAGCAAGCTGTTGATAAGGAGAATCAGCCAACTGATCTGCTTTGTAAACAAAGAAAGTTATCAATG ATTATTGCTGCTGGCCCCTTTACTACAACAGACAATTTGTTGTTTGAGCCTCTTATAGAACTGCTGAAACATGCAAAACTAAGACCACCACAGTTGCTTGTATTG CTGGGACCATTTGTTGACTCTGAGCACCCAGACATTAAGAAAGGAACTGTAGACACTAGTTTTGATGAAATATTTGAGGAAATCCTGAAGAAG CCTGCATTCGACATCAAATCTCAG ATAGTCAGTCTCAGTAATCCCGGAATCTTTGAGGCAAATAAG GTTAAGGTTGGCTGCTGCACCGTGGATATTCTCAAGCAAATCAGTGGGGAGGAGATATCACGAACTGCTGCAGATGGAAAACCCATTGATCGCTTGAGTAGACTTGCAAACCATATTCTTAACCAACAAAG CTTCTATCCACTTTACACACCAGCAGAAAGTGTTCCCTTGGACTTTTCGCTTGCTCCAGAAGCCCTTCAACTCTCGTTTGTTCCAGACATACTTATCCTACCTTCCGACATCAAGTACTTTGTCAAG GTGCTTAGTAGCGAAAATGAAGGGATAAACCACACGAAATGCATAGCTATCAATCCGGGAAGACTAGCTAAGGGAGAAGGAGGGGGAACTTTTGTTGAGCTTGATTACTGTGGGGCTTCCGACCAAATTAACGCTTCAATTGTTGGCATATGA